CCGCTTTTGGGTACTCAAGTTAATGTTTTGATCTGAATTAAACCATGTTTGATCCTGTATTTTAATGAGCCCACTACGCGGAGTGTTCAGTCCTGCAATGGCGTGTAAAATTGATGTTTTACCTGACCCAGAGGCACCAAATAATCCAATAACAGCAGCATCTGACTCGAAACTAGGTTCACTATGAAATTGACCCATGTGTAGCTGAAAACGGCATTCAATTAACATAACCTTATCGTCCTAAGCGCTTTTTTTGATAACGATGAAACCACTGTGCAAACCATAGGGCTAAAAAAGCCACGCTTAACGATAAAACGATAAGCCGTTGAATAGCGGCCTCTGTATCGGGTTGTTGCATTAGGCTATACATGGCCAAAGGTAAAGTACGTGTTTCATTTGAAATATTACCCACAAAGGTAATGGTCGCGCCAAACTCACCTAAACTGCGGCAAAAACATAAAATAGCACCAATTAGAATACCACTGCTGGCAAGAGGCATCGTGACATGAAGAAATGCCCCTAAAGATGAAGCACCTAATGTCTTTGCTGCCATTTCTAAACGCTGATCGACCAGTTCAATCGCTAGCCGAATAGATTGTACCAATAGCGGGAAACCCATCACTGCTGATGCAAGAACGGCGCCTTTCCAGTTAAATGCAAAATCAATTCCAAGCGGTGCCAAATATTGTCCAATAATACCGCGGCTCCCAAAAACTTGTAAAAGCAAATAACCAGGTACAACTGGCGGTAACACCAAAGGTAAAAACACCAATGTTTCAATGAATGACTTACCCCAGAACTCTTTACGTGCCAAAAACCATCCCACACAAATTGCAGGAATAATACTGATTACAAGACAACTTGCTGCAACCTTACAAGAAAGT
This region of Acinetobacter sp. XS-4 genomic DNA includes:
- the modB gene encoding molybdate ABC transporter permease subunit; protein product: MMFSLTPEELSVLQLSCKVAASCLVISIIPAICVGWFLARKEFWGKSFIETLVFLPLVLPPVVPGYLLLQVFGSRGIIGQYLAPLGIDFAFNWKGAVLASAVMGFPLLVQSIRLAIELVDQRLEMAAKTLGASSLGAFLHVTMPLASSGILIGAILCFCRSLGEFGATITFVGNISNETRTLPLAMYSLMQQPDTEAAIQRLIVLSLSVAFLALWFAQWFHRYQKKRLGR